The Sulfurospirillum sp. UCH001 genome segment TTTGATGACTATCAACACGATGATACTACGTACAATGAAGCCACTTTTTTTGAAGCTGAAGGCAGTGAAAAATTCGATAAAAGTTCTGCAAAACAGATGGTTATGATGATGAACCGTGTTGCGTATGATCTAAGGCTTGATGAGTACTCTATGAAGAAGCTTGAAATCGTCCTTCGTGAAGAGCTTCCTTTCTTTGCGGTCAACCGAAGACTCGTCTTAAATTGGGTCAATGAAAACTTTTTATTTTAATCTCATACTTTCTCGTCTATAATATGAATTGATGAAAGGGTAGTGATGAAAAAGATTTATTTAATCAGACATGCAAAATCAAGCTGGAAAGATGAAACACTCAGTGATTTTGAACGACCACTGAATGGTCGTGGAAAACGCGATGTTGTCTTTATGGGAAAACGTTTAAAAATGTTTCATGTTATGCCTGATCTTATCTATACAAGCCCTGCAAAACGTGCTCTTAAAACAGCTAAAGAGATCGCGAAAGAGATAGATTGTGAGAAAAAACGCATCATTAGCTCAGATGCACTCTATGAAGGCTCATACGAAAGCTATCTAGATCTTATTCATCAAACAGACAATAAACACTCATCTATCTTCATCATTGCACACAACCCTGCTATTACAGAAGTTGGTGAACGTCTAAGTGGTGCCATTTTGAGTAACATTCCTACGTGCGCTATTGTGTGTATTAGCTTTGACGTCTCACATTTTAAAGAGATTACAGAAGAGAGCGGACATATTCTCTTTTTTGACTACCCCAAAAAACATCTCAAAGATAAAGAAGATTAAAGCCTTCTTTTCAAAAAGAGAATCAATCCTGTCATCACTAAAGCACATCCTGCCATTATAAGCGTTACTAAGCTTGTACCATAAGGAATTTCGTTAAAAGGAAGTCCTTGAGAGTTCATACCAAAATAGCCTGCAACAAAGTGTAGTGGTAAAAAAATACCAGAGAGAATGGTCAAAAGATAAATCGTACGATTCATTTTTTCATTGCTACGACTGGTATAAAAGTTGTAAAGGTTGTTCAGCTTATCGGTAGCAAGAAGGGCAGAACGATTTGTTCGGCTGATATGTTCATGAATATCTTTAAAATGAATTGCTAAAAAATCTTCTTCTTTAAGGTAGGTTGTAATAAAAGTATTCAAGACTTCTACGCCTAAATTCAAGACTCTGTGAATTCTACTCAAATCTTTTTTATTTGAAAGCCAATAATGCATAAAATTGGAAAAACGTGT includes the following:
- a CDS encoding histidine phosphatase family protein, yielding MKKIYLIRHAKSSWKDETLSDFERPLNGRGKRDVVFMGKRLKMFHVMPDLIYTSPAKRALKTAKEIAKEIDCEKKRIISSDALYEGSYESYLDLIHQTDNKHSSIFIIAHNPAITEVGERLSGAILSNIPTCAIVCISFDVSHFKEITEESGHILFFDYPKKHLKDKED
- a CDS encoding magnesium transporter CorA family protein, encoding MKNLFEKVDSFHLSDIKNPTHPSIFIEEEAYDILILSLPSMVDLSLKMESHAFVFDHESYYYFDKQAAQFVNFETMQRVYEFLNEKTNNVMKMVATMHESIDMMEEKLYDNTRFSNFMHYWLSNKKDLSRIHRVLNLGVEVLNTFITTYLKEEDFLAIHFKDIHEHISRTNRSALLATDKLNNLYNFYTSRSNEKMNRTIYLLTILSGIFLPLHFVAGYFGMNSQGLPFNEIPYGTSLVTLIMAGCALVMTGLILFLKRRL